A region from the Sandaracinus amylolyticus genome encodes:
- the polA gene encoding DNA polymerase I: MARTERLVLVDGSWLVFRAFFGLPSNLATRTGLHTNATFGFATMFRKLFSGRMPDRGAVVFDAPGATVREEKFPQYKAQRPPIAGELREQLAWIDRVVSANHFPMLRVPGYEADDVIATLAKRGLEMGMEVVIVAGDKDLAQMVRDGIRMQDTMKDVVYDAELVRKKWGVPPQRIPDLLALMGDNVDNIPGVPGIGQKGAATLLETYGSLDGILANVEQLKGKQKAALIEHAEEVKLYRELATIDPDVPLDVSLDALIIAPPDRTELDALYRELEFYSLLSGGDEARASDTTTSAVRCLGTIDAARAAMDALPRDRDVAVVPVFEPIAHVVRGDLVGIAFGATAGDPFYLPLTGQGDCLGDEGLALVRAFFEDASRPKAVHDAKQLEILLRRAFGPSEDDITLRGDVFDTMLASFLVEPNKCIPHRLDQVAKEYVQRGVPPLKSLVGSGQKERKPSEATCEEAASWAGQLADVVLALAPVLRERLEKEGQRGVYDGVERPLSSVLASMEIAGIRVDQDDLGAMSEEFKARKAEIEQRIYALAGREFNIGSTKQLADVLFEELKLPVVKKTKTGYSTDAEVLERLAPKHEIAQLILQQRELAKLINTYTDVLREAVSPETGRVHASFLQTTGVSGRLITTDPDLQRTPVRTPEGKRIRKAFVAPEGTVLIAADWSQIELRVLAHFSDDARLLEAFRENLDLHRRTASLLFSVAPEDVTPEQRNTGKTVNFATIYGQGATALGQILGIPRKDAQRYIEQYFEHYAGVRAWLDRTIARAHETGYVETLLGRRRYIPELSSLNSTDRATGERIAANTPIQGSAADLCKLAMLAIARRLPEVAPRTRMLLQVHDELVFEAPPAEVELASEVIRGEMQRPWSELRAPLVVEIGVGRSWGEAK, encoded by the coding sequence ATGGCTCGTACAGAACGCCTCGTCCTCGTCGACGGCAGCTGGCTCGTCTTCCGCGCCTTCTTCGGCCTCCCGTCCAATCTCGCGACGCGCACCGGGCTCCACACCAACGCGACCTTCGGGTTCGCGACGATGTTCCGGAAGCTCTTCTCGGGACGCATGCCCGATCGCGGCGCCGTGGTGTTCGACGCGCCCGGCGCGACGGTGCGCGAGGAGAAGTTCCCCCAGTACAAGGCGCAGCGTCCGCCGATCGCGGGCGAGCTGCGCGAGCAGCTGGCGTGGATCGATCGCGTCGTCTCCGCGAACCACTTCCCGATGCTGCGCGTGCCCGGCTACGAGGCCGACGACGTCATCGCGACGCTCGCGAAGCGCGGGCTCGAGATGGGCATGGAGGTCGTGATCGTCGCGGGCGACAAGGACCTCGCCCAGATGGTGCGCGACGGGATCCGCATGCAGGACACGATGAAGGACGTCGTCTACGACGCCGAGCTCGTGCGGAAGAAGTGGGGCGTGCCCCCGCAGCGCATCCCCGACCTGCTCGCGCTGATGGGCGACAACGTCGACAACATCCCGGGCGTGCCCGGGATCGGTCAGAAGGGCGCGGCGACGCTGCTCGAGACCTACGGGTCGCTCGACGGGATCCTCGCGAACGTCGAGCAGCTGAAGGGCAAGCAGAAGGCCGCGCTGATCGAGCACGCCGAGGAGGTGAAGCTCTATCGCGAGCTCGCGACGATCGATCCCGACGTGCCGCTCGACGTGTCGCTCGACGCGCTGATCATCGCGCCGCCCGATCGCACCGAGCTCGACGCGCTCTACCGCGAGCTCGAGTTCTACTCGCTGCTCTCGGGCGGCGACGAGGCGCGCGCGAGCGACACCACGACGAGCGCGGTGCGCTGCCTCGGGACGATCGACGCGGCGCGCGCCGCGATGGACGCGCTGCCGCGCGATCGGGACGTCGCGGTGGTGCCGGTGTTCGAGCCGATCGCGCACGTCGTGCGCGGCGATCTCGTGGGCATCGCGTTCGGCGCGACCGCGGGCGATCCGTTCTATCTGCCGCTGACCGGGCAGGGCGACTGCCTCGGCGACGAAGGGCTCGCGCTGGTGCGCGCGTTCTTCGAGGACGCGTCGCGCCCCAAGGCGGTGCACGACGCGAAGCAGCTCGAGATCCTGCTGCGCCGCGCGTTTGGTCCGAGCGAGGACGACATCACGCTGCGCGGCGACGTGTTCGACACGATGCTCGCGTCGTTCCTCGTCGAGCCGAACAAGTGCATCCCGCACCGGCTCGATCAGGTCGCGAAGGAGTACGTGCAGCGCGGCGTGCCGCCGCTGAAGTCGCTGGTCGGCAGCGGGCAGAAGGAGCGCAAGCCGAGCGAGGCGACCTGCGAGGAAGCCGCGTCGTGGGCGGGACAGCTCGCCGACGTGGTGCTCGCGCTCGCGCCGGTGCTGCGCGAGCGGCTCGAGAAAGAAGGACAACGCGGCGTGTACGACGGCGTGGAGCGCCCGCTCTCGAGCGTGCTCGCGTCGATGGAGATCGCGGGCATCCGCGTCGACCAGGACGACCTCGGCGCGATGAGCGAGGAGTTCAAGGCGCGCAAGGCCGAGATCGAGCAGCGCATCTACGCGCTCGCGGGTCGCGAGTTCAACATCGGCTCGACGAAGCAGCTCGCGGACGTGCTCTTCGAGGAGCTGAAGCTGCCCGTCGTGAAGAAGACGAAGACCGGGTACAGCACCGACGCCGAGGTGCTCGAGCGGCTCGCGCCGAAGCACGAGATCGCGCAGCTGATCCTCCAGCAGCGCGAGCTCGCGAAGCTGATCAACACGTACACCGACGTGCTGCGCGAGGCGGTGTCGCCCGAGACGGGGCGCGTGCACGCGAGCTTCCTGCAGACGACCGGCGTGTCGGGGCGGCTCATCACGACCGATCCCGATCTGCAGCGCACGCCGGTGCGCACGCCCGAGGGCAAGCGCATCCGCAAGGCGTTCGTCGCGCCCGAAGGCACGGTGCTGATCGCCGCGGACTGGAGCCAGATCGAGCTGCGCGTGCTCGCGCACTTCTCGGACGACGCGCGGCTGCTCGAGGCGTTCCGCGAGAACCTCGACCTGCATCGCCGCACCGCGTCGCTGCTCTTCTCGGTCGCGCCCGAGGACGTCACGCCCGAGCAGCGCAACACCGGCAAGACGGTGAACTTCGCGACGATCTACGGGCAGGGCGCGACCGCGCTCGGCCAGATCCTCGGCATCCCGCGCAAGGACGCGCAGCGCTACATCGAGCAGTACTTCGAGCACTACGCGGGCGTGCGCGCGTGGCTCGATCGCACCATCGCGAGGGCGCACGAGACCGGCTACGTCGAGACGCTGCTCGGTCGGCGCCGCTACATCCCGGAGCTGTCGAGCCTGAACTCGACGGATCGCGCGACCGGCGAGCGCATCGCGGCGAACACGCCGATCCAGGGCTCGGCGGCGGACCTCTGCAAGCTCGCGATGCTCGCGATCGCGCGGCGACTGCCCGAGGTCGCGCCGAGGACGCGCATGCTGCTGCAGGTGCACGACGAGCTCGTGTTCGAGGCGCCGCCCGCGGAGGTGGAGCTTGCGAGCGAGGTCATCCGTGGCGAGATGCAGCGCCCGTGGTCCGAGCTGCGGGCTCCACTGGTGGTGGAGATCGGCGTCGGGCGGAGCTGGGGCGAGGCGAAGTAG